In one Melaminivora jejuensis genomic region, the following are encoded:
- a CDS encoding glycerate kinase produces MPDPVPVPAASVRADPPADPRADPQGFLLRLFQAAVRSAQPRHCLAAHLPPPPPRGRTLVLGAGKASAAMAQALEALWPAQAPLSGLVVTRYGHVPPRPPGLAQRIEVAEAAHPVPDAAGLAAAARMLALTQGLSADDLVLCLISGGGSALLTLPAHGLTLEDKQRINRQLLASGAAIGDINCVRKHLSRIKGGRLGAACAPARVLTLAISDVPGDDPSTIASGPTVPDASSCADALAILARHHIALPPAVRRALEDGTLETPKPGDARFADALRLVATPAQALQAAAQAARAAGLAAYILSDEIEGESREVAKVHAALARSVARQGQPFARPCVLLSGGETTVTLQPPAAGQPSGSGGRAGEFCLALAQALQGQPGVWALAADTDGIDGVGDSAGARVGPDTLARAAALGLALPVHLERHDSHGFFQALGDLVVTGPTHTNVNDFRALLIL; encoded by the coding sequence ATGCCAGACCCCGTACCAGTTCCCGCCGCCAGCGTGCGGGCCGACCCGCCAGCCGATCCACGGGCCGATCCGCAAGGCTTTCTGCTCCGGCTGTTCCAGGCAGCCGTGCGCAGCGCCCAGCCGCGCCACTGCCTGGCGGCCCACCTGCCCCCGCCGCCGCCCCGGGGCCGCACCCTGGTGCTGGGTGCGGGCAAGGCCAGCGCCGCCATGGCGCAGGCGCTGGAGGCGCTGTGGCCGGCGCAGGCGCCGCTGTCCGGCCTGGTGGTCACGCGCTACGGCCATGTGCCGCCGCGCCCGCCGGGCCTGGCGCAGCGCATCGAGGTGGCCGAGGCCGCGCACCCCGTGCCCGATGCCGCCGGCCTGGCCGCTGCCGCGCGCATGTTGGCGCTCACCCAAGGCCTGAGCGCGGATGATCTGGTGCTGTGCCTGATCTCGGGCGGTGGTTCGGCGCTGCTGACCCTGCCGGCGCATGGCCTGACGCTTGAGGACAAGCAGCGTATCAACCGCCAGCTGCTGGCCAGCGGCGCGGCCATTGGCGACATCAACTGCGTGCGCAAGCACCTCTCGCGCATCAAGGGCGGGCGCCTGGGGGCGGCCTGCGCGCCGGCGCGCGTGCTGACCCTGGCCATCAGCGACGTGCCGGGCGACGACCCCTCGACCATCGCCAGCGGCCCTACCGTGCCCGACGCCAGCAGCTGCGCCGATGCGCTGGCCATCCTGGCGCGCCACCACATCGCGCTGCCGCCCGCCGTGCGCCGGGCGCTGGAGGACGGCACGCTGGAGACGCCCAAGCCGGGCGATGCGCGTTTTGCCGATGCGCTGCGCCTGGTGGCCACGCCCGCTCAGGCGCTGCAGGCTGCGGCCCAGGCAGCGCGCGCGGCGGGGCTGGCGGCGTACATCCTGTCCGACGAGATCGAGGGCGAGTCGCGCGAGGTGGCCAAGGTACACGCCGCCCTGGCGCGCAGCGTGGCGCGTCAGGGCCAGCCGTTTGCCCGGCCCTGCGTCCTGCTGTCGGGCGGCGAGACCACGGTGACGCTGCAGCCGCCCGCAGCCGGCCAGCCGAGCGGCAGCGGCGGGCGCGCCGGCGAGTTCTGCCTCGCCCTGGCGCAGGCGCTGCAGGGCCAGCCGGGGGTGTGGGCGCTGGCCGCCGACACCGACGGCATCGACGGTGTGGGCGACAGTGCCGGCGCCCGCGTTGGCCCCGACACCCTGGCGCGCGCGGCGGCGCTGGGCCTGGCGCTGCCCGTGCATCTGGAGCGCCATGATTCCCATGGGTTTTTTCAGGCGCTGGGCGATCTGGTCGTTACCGGGCCGACGCACACCAATGTGAATGACTTCCGTGCGCTACTTATTTTATAG
- the puuE gene encoding allantoinase PuuE, whose translation MTRTDRHEHPVRHPRPLPRDLVGHGRTPPHPHWPGGARVAVQFVLNYEEGGENSVLHGDPASEQFLSELFNPAAYPARHMSMDGIYEYGARAGVWRLLREFERRSLPLTVFGVATALKRHREVAQAFDELGHEVACHGLKWIHYQNVPEDVERAHMHECLAIFDELYGQGGDHALGWYTGRDSPNTRRLVADAGRFVYESDYYGDDLPLWMRVARTDGSAHTQLVVPYTLDANDMRFALPQGYSHADPFFQYLKDSFDVLYAEGDPAGDNAPKMMSIGMHCRLLGRPGRITALQRFLDHIQQHPQVWVCRRIDLARHWAQQHPAPEM comes from the coding sequence ATCACCCGCACCGACCGCCATGAGCACCCTGTACGACACCCTCGCCCCCTACCCCGCGACCTGGTCGGCCATGGCCGCACGCCGCCGCACCCGCACTGGCCCGGCGGCGCCCGGGTGGCCGTGCAGTTCGTGCTGAACTACGAGGAAGGCGGCGAAAACAGCGTGCTGCACGGCGACCCGGCCAGCGAGCAGTTCCTGTCCGAGCTGTTCAACCCGGCGGCCTATCCGGCGCGGCACATGAGCATGGACGGCATCTACGAATACGGCGCGCGCGCGGGTGTGTGGCGCCTCTTGCGCGAGTTCGAACGCCGCAGCCTGCCGCTCACCGTGTTCGGCGTGGCCACGGCGCTCAAGCGCCACCGCGAGGTCGCCCAGGCCTTCGACGAACTGGGCCACGAAGTCGCCTGCCACGGCCTGAAGTGGATCCACTACCAGAACGTGCCCGAGGACGTCGAGCGCGCCCACATGCACGAATGCCTGGCCATCTTCGACGAGCTGTACGGCCAGGGGGGCGACCACGCCCTGGGCTGGTACACCGGCCGCGACAGCCCCAACACGCGCCGCCTGGTGGCCGATGCCGGGCGCTTCGTTTATGAGAGTGACTACTACGGCGACGACCTGCCGCTGTGGATGCGCGTGGCCCGCACCGACGGCAGCGCCCACACCCAGCTGGTTGTGCCCTACACGCTGGACGCCAATGACATGCGCTTTGCCCTGCCCCAGGGCTATTCGCACGCCGACCCGTTCTTCCAGTACCTCAAAGACAGCTTCGACGTGCTCTACGCCGAGGGCGACCCGGCGGGCGACAACGCGCCCAAGATGATGAGCATCGGGATGCACTGCCGCCTGCTGGGCCGGCCCGGGCGCATCACGGCGCTGCAGCGTTTCCTGGATCACATCCAGCAGCACCCACAGGTCTGGGTCTGCCGGCGCATCGACCTGGCGCGGCACTGGGCGCAGCAGCACCCCGCCCCGGAAATGTGA
- a CDS encoding GntR family transcriptional regulator, whose translation METSTTGQIVESLTRAIVEHRLLPGTKLAEQKLADHFGVSRTLVRQALFQLSQNRLIRLEPARGAFVATPSVDEARQVFAVRRMLEGAMVRAFVAQSTPAQLRALKAHIAAEKKAMDGGDVGQRTELLGDFHVRLAELMGNQVLAQLLGELISRCALITLMYQSTSAAEHSHEEHEQIVAALAQRDAEAAVRLMHKHLDNVQAGLQFDRELPTSDLSMALST comes from the coding sequence ATGGAAACCTCCACCACTGGCCAGATTGTCGAGAGCCTGACGCGCGCCATCGTCGAGCACCGCCTGCTGCCCGGCACCAAGCTGGCCGAGCAAAAGCTGGCGGATCACTTCGGCGTCTCGCGCACGCTGGTGCGCCAGGCGCTGTTCCAACTGTCGCAAAACCGGCTGATCCGCCTGGAGCCGGCGCGCGGCGCCTTCGTCGCCACGCCCTCGGTCGATGAGGCGCGCCAGGTCTTTGCCGTGCGCCGGATGCTGGAGGGCGCCATGGTGCGCGCCTTCGTCGCCCAGAGCACGCCGGCGCAGCTGCGCGCCCTGAAAGCCCACATCGCCGCCGAGAAAAAGGCCATGGACGGCGGCGACGTCGGCCAGCGCACCGAGCTGCTGGGCGACTTTCACGTGCGCCTGGCCGAGCTGATGGGCAACCAGGTGCTGGCGCAGCTGCTGGGCGAGTTGATCTCGCGCTGCGCGCTGATCACGCTGATGTACCAGTCCACCAGCGCCGCCGAGCACTCGCACGAGGAGCACGAGCAAATCGTCGCCGCCCTGGCCCAGCGCGATGCCGAGGCCGCCGTGCGCCTGATGCACAAGCACCTGGACAACGTGCAGGCCGGCCTGCAGTTCGACCGCGAGCTGCCCACCAGCGACCTGTCCATGGCCCTGTCCACCTGA